In Lewinellaceae bacterium, a single window of DNA contains:
- a CDS encoding T9SS type A sorting domain-containing protein yields the protein MLVWLLAKLGTCHFFFCPNTRGHILASRPRSRSKIKDQIEAIRLSQEDFLEQAELSNNSISASEVFEANEQDVNALLLETIAIGIDTFTETQITALWAIASQCPLAGGDAVFKARSLYSLIDPLAKYEDEERCASEPEERPAPTHRLEIAMGFQLIPNPAKDELNVKLAAPVESRTWFVIQDMRGRIYLHKELDAGGTMYNINTSQLPSGIYYCTIKSLGIAHKTEKLIIIR from the coding sequence TTGTTGGTTTGGTTACTTGCAAAGTTAGGCACTTGCCACTTCTTTTTTTGCCCTAATACCAGGGGGCACATTTTAGCATCGCGCCCAAGATCAAGATCAAAGATCAAAGATCAAATAGAGGCGATTCGACTGTCTCAGGAGGATTTTCTGGAGCAAGCGGAATTGAGCAATAATTCTATTTCAGCCAGCGAAGTGTTTGAAGCTAATGAACAAGATGTTAACGCTTTGTTGCTGGAAACAATAGCCATAGGCATCGACACCTTTACGGAAACTCAGATAACGGCCCTTTGGGCAATCGCCAGCCAATGCCCTTTGGCAGGCGGAGATGCTGTATTTAAAGCCCGAAGCCTTTACAGCCTTATTGACCCGTTAGCAAAATATGAGGATGAGGAGCGTTGTGCTTCCGAACCGGAGGAAAGGCCGGCGCCTACTCACCGGCTGGAAATTGCTATGGGCTTTCAACTGATCCCAAACCCGGCAAAAGATGAACTGAACGTGAAACTGGCTGCGCCAGTCGAGTCCCGTACCTGGTTTGTCATACAGGATATGCGAGGCCGGATATATCTTCATAAGGAGTTAGATGCAGGAGGAACAATGTATAACATAAACACCAGCCAGCTTCCATCCGGCATTTATTACTGTACAATAAAAAGCCTGGGCATAGCCCACAAAACGGAAAAGCTGATCATTATTCGTTAG
- a CDS encoding T9SS type A sorting domain-containing protein, giving the protein MNYIGIKYLTIFLALPFLCFGQKHDYIWMLGYNSNATSEYPGVEGIKVNFNILPPSFDYEVTNMNILSSNATISDSLGNFLFYTNGCFIAGAGHELMENGDNLNPGEVHDIQCEYGYTAGTQSCLILPNPGNSFQYYLLHKHIIYEYEPEFDVVTDILYYSLIDMSLNGGKGSIIQKNVPLIQERLTYGQLTAVKHANGKDWWVVTAADHSNKYYKLLLTDLGINYFGTQEIGTESSQSGSGGGQAVFSADGAKFARYSAPDGVFMFNFDRQTGILSEFNLLPVEGESVGSGVAVSPDSRYLYVSTKDTLFQFDLEAEDIFSSGEIVGIYDGFQSPFPTTFHNAQLAPDCKIYINSFSTVDVLHVIHNPDEPGLACNFEQHAVQLPFNEGRSLPHFPNYRLGPLVEGETPPPPCEPVVSTEEEALPIRQKAYVFPNPAPGYFKVVFEQALRRPGRVVLYNGLGQVALEEVLEAGSREFRLEVGGMPPGLYFYSVFLGGEVVKGGKLVVSR; this is encoded by the coding sequence TCTTTGCTTTGGACAGAAGCATGATTATATATGGATGTTAGGATATAACAGTAATGCTACATCTGAATATCCAGGCGTTGAAGGCATCAAGGTAAATTTCAATATCTTGCCTCCTTCTTTTGACTACGAGGTTACCAATATGAATATTCTATCAAGCAATGCAACTATTTCAGATAGTTTAGGTAACTTTTTATTTTATACGAATGGTTGTTTTATTGCTGGAGCAGGCCATGAATTAATGGAAAATGGCGATAACCTTAATCCGGGGGAAGTGCATGATATCCAATGTGAGTATGGGTATACTGCCGGCACCCAAAGTTGCCTGATATTACCGAATCCAGGAAACTCCTTTCAATATTATTTATTGCACAAGCATATAATCTATGAATATGAACCCGAATTTGACGTTGTTACGGATATCCTCTATTATTCGTTGATTGACATGTCGTTAAACGGAGGAAAAGGGAGTATCATTCAAAAAAATGTGCCTCTTATTCAGGAGCGATTAACGTACGGCCAGCTTACAGCCGTCAAACATGCTAATGGAAAAGATTGGTGGGTAGTAACTGCTGCTGACCACTCAAATAAGTATTACAAACTTTTGCTAACAGATTTGGGAATTAATTATTTTGGCACTCAAGAAATAGGCACGGAATCTAGTCAGAGCGGTTCAGGTGGTGGCCAGGCAGTTTTTTCCGCTGATGGAGCAAAATTTGCCAGATACAGTGCTCCAGATGGGGTTTTTATGTTCAATTTTGACCGCCAAACTGGAATTTTGAGTGAATTCAACCTCCTACCTGTTGAAGGTGAAAGTGTAGGCAGTGGTGTGGCAGTCTCTCCCGATTCCCGGTACCTGTATGTTTCAACAAAGGATACACTGTTTCAATTTGATTTGGAAGCAGAAGATATTTTTTCATCTGGCGAAATTGTTGGCATCTACGATGGGTTTCAATCCCCATTTCCGACAACGTTTCACAATGCTCAACTGGCCCCTGATTGCAAAATATATATCAACTCCTTTTCCACCGTTGACGTATTACACGTCATCCATAACCCGGACGAGCCCGGCCTGGCTTGCAATTTTGAGCAACATGCTGTACAGCTTCCTTTTAATGAAGGCCGCTCCCTCCCCCACTTCCCCAACTACCGCCTCGGCCCCCTGGTGGAAGGAGAAACTCCGCCCCCGCCCTGCGAGCCGGTCGTTTCCACTGAAGAAGAAGCTCTGCCCATCCGCCAAAAAGCCTACGTTTTCCCCAACCCGGCGCCCGGTTATTTCAAGGTAGTGTTCGAGCAGGCCCTGCGGCGGCCCGGGCGGGTGGTGTTGTACAATGGGCTGGGGCAGGTGGCGCTGGAGGAGGTGCTGGAAGCGGGTAGTAGGGAGTTTCGGCTGGAGGTGGGAGGGATGCCCCCGGGCTTATATTTTTATAGTGTGTTTTTAGGAGGGGAGGTGGTGAAGGGGGGGAAGTTGGTGGTAAGTAGGTGA